The nucleotide window AGAGTGGCCAAGGATTTACAGGCACTCAACAGCCTAGACGTCCCCAAACATCCGGGAACGGTCAAGGATTTACAGGCACTCAACAGCCTAGTCGTAACCAACTATCCGAGAGTGGCCAAGGATTTACAGGCACTCAACAGCCTAGACGTCCCCAAACATCAGAGAGTGGCCAAGGATTTACAGGCACTCAACAGCCTAGTCGTCCCCAAACATCAGAGAGTGGCCAAGGATTTACAGGCACTCAACAGCCTAGTCGTCCCCAAACATCAGAGAGTGGCCAAGGATTTACAGGCACTCAACAGCCTAGTCGTCCCCAACACGCTGAAAATGACCGGGTAACCCCAGTATCTCAACCAAATATTCCCAATTTCCAACCTGGTAGGGCTGACAAAGAGTTCATTCCTGGTCAGAGCGGCGGGTCTCCAAGCCGTCGTCGTCACCATTTGTGTGGAGTGAAACCCACGCCAGGAGAATGCAGAGGAGCCTTCCCCAGGTAATTATTTAAACTCTTGAATTTGTCGTAGGGGCAAAAAGTATGTCTGCAGACTTTGTATGACGATGATGTTGTGttagagaggcgggatcaaagagccagagctcaacccccgcaaacactactaggcgagtacacacacacatttctgtgtgggggcctgatagctgagtagacagcgctctggacttgtaatcctagggtccgggttcgatccccggtgatggcagaaacaaaatgggcagtttctttcaccgtgatgcccctgttacgtagcagtaaataggtacctgggagttagacagctgctactgtttcctggggatgtgtgtgtgtgcatgtggtaGATATATATGTaacagatataatagaggaaaaatttattggttagaaaggcagggtctAATAGTTGGATTcttcagacacaaatagtaaatacacacatgcTTGTATATTGAGTCATCGTTATCATGAGAGACAACAAAGACTTGTCACAACAAACCAAGTTCGCCTGTAGAGCGCCATGTTTTAATGTTGGCAATTGTGTTAATGTTGACAATTGTTTTAATGTTGACAGGTTCTACTACAACCCGGAGACAGACCAGTGTGACTGCTTCGTGTACGGCGGGTGCGGACAGGAGGGACTCGAGTCCAGCTACAAGACTCTTGAGGACTGCCACCGGACTTGTCTCCCCAGCAGCCTGCAGGAAGGACCAACTTGCAATACTGTGTTCGCAGATGAGCAGAAAGTTTTTCACCACAAACCGCCGCCAATACAGCCAAACCCCACCTTTTTCCACGATAGTTTAACCGCCGATCAGTTTTTAAAACAGGCACTTTTTAGATTCAAATAAGTATCTTACGGGCCACCATCTAGCTCGTGCCTCAAACATGAcagtttaatattatatatatagatacacaTACAGAATAACCACAGTGAAAATTTAAAGATTAACAACCTTTCGACTTAATCAAACCTTCATCAGCTCTGATGAAGGTTTGAATaagtcgaatatatatatatatatatatatatatatatatatatatatatatatatatatatatatatatatatatatatatatatatatatatatttatttaataacgtACAGACAATAACACACAAATAATTTTTAGAGTAAACTTAGACTAAAATATCTACAATACCAATCCAACCTCAAGCCAAGCCTGTCCTAGCTGCACAACCCTGAAAGACTACAAAAAATAGGGCAAACGtcagttttttttttcttatgctgTAACAAACAAGATTTTCTCGTTCCATTTAGAGTTGCATAGCCTGAGGAGTGTTGGCTCAGATGCATAGTCTAAGGATGGGTTGCACCACACGAGAGAAGTCACTTATGTTGATATTCAACATTTGTGCAACATTGGTGAACTTctctcgttttatataatttatatttgtaCCAGTTTTCTTCCCATGTAATTGTTAATGTT belongs to Procambarus clarkii isolate CNS0578487 chromosome 74, FALCON_Pclarkii_2.0, whole genome shotgun sequence and includes:
- the LOC123767329 gene encoding uncharacterized protein, translated to MKLAVKTSALLLAALLGLVDSQMYFPSRPQRNRDENSDEVIFPKPTNFPRRSVVFPQPAVSLQGFLEANGQIGQAPRQSNTEQFGNNQGVTIIRQPGNFRLVENGKTPPVIRQPNRQQQGLGGQGFAGTQQPISNIQIGSIVTPFPQQFNPQFGNSQISPGIGESFREVLQPERRQETGSGQGFTGTQQPRRPQTSGNGQGFTGTQQPSRNQLSESGQGFTGTQQPRRPQTSGNGQGFTGTQQPSRNQLSESGQGFTGTQQPRRPQTSESGQGFTGTQQPSRPQTSESGQGFTGTQQPSRPQTSESGQGFTGTQQPSRPQHAENDRVTPVSQPNIPNFQPGRADKEFIPGQSGGSPSRRRHHLCGVKPTPGECRGAFPRFYYNPETDQCDCFVYGGCGQEGLESSYKTLEDCHRTCLPSSLQEGPTCNTVFADEQKVFHHKPPPIQPNPTFFHDSLTADQFLKQALFRFK